The genomic interval ACGTGGATGCCTACGACCGCGCCACCAGTGTGTATTTCCCACGCCGCGTGATTCCCATGCTGCCCGAAAAACTCTCGAACGGTTTGTGTTCCTTGAACCCCGATGTCGAGCGCCTGTGCATGGTCTGTGACATGATGATCAACGCTTCAGGCGATGTCGAGGCGTACCAGTTTTATCCTGCGGTGATGTTCAGCCATGCGCGCTTCACGTACACCGAAGTGGCAGCGATTTTGTCAAACACACGCGGCCCAGAAGCAGCCAAGCGCAAAGAGCGCATCGACGATTTGCTCAATCTGCACGATGTGTACGGTGCGTTGCTCAAGGCTCGCCGTGCACGGGGTGCTGTTGACTTTGAAACCACCGAAACACAAATTGTGTGCGACGACAGTGGACGCATCGACAAAATCGTGCCACGTGTGCGCAACGATGCCCACAAGTTGATTGAAGAGGCCATGCTCGCCGCCAACGTGTGTAGCGCCGACTTTATTTTGCAAAGCAAGCACCCAGGTTTGTTCCGTGTGCATGAAGGCCCAACGCCAGAAAAGATCGACTTGCTGCGTGGTTACCTCAAAGCCACGGGTGTGGGCTTGACTGTGGGCGATAACCCAAAGCCCGCTGAATTTCAAGCGATTGCCGAAGCCACCAAAGAGCGCCCAGACGCACAGCAGATTCATTCGATGCTGTTGCGCTCCATGTCGCAAGCGGTGTACACGCCCGACAACAACGGTCACTTTGGTTTGGCGTTTGAGGCCTACACCCATTTCACCAGCCCCATCCGTCGCTACCCGGACTTGTTGGTGCATCGCGTCATCAAAGCGATTTTGTTCAAGCGCAAATACCAATTGCCGACGCTGCCCACGCCCGGTGAAGCGCATGCCAAATTGGCACGTCGCTTGGCCTCACGGGTGCGTGAACCTGAAAACAAGTTGGAGCAAAAAACCAAGCCAACGCCAGACCAACAAGCGTGGGAAGCCGCAGGTTTGCATTGCAGCGCCAATGAGCGTCGTGCCGATGAGGCCAGCCGTGATGTGGAGGCTTGGCTCAAGTGCAAGTACATGCGCGAGCATTTGGGCGAGGAGTACAGCGGTGTCGTGACTGCGGCAACCGGTTTTGGCTTGTTCGTCACTTTGGACGCCATGTACGTCGAAGGTTTGGTGCACATCACCGAGTTGGGTGGTGAGTATTTCCGCTTCGACGAAATGCGCCAAGAGCTGCGCGGTGAGCGCACGGGCATTCGCTATGGCATTGGGTCGCGTGTGCGCATTCAGGTCAGCCGTGTCGACTTGGATGGTCGCAAGATTGACTTCCGCTTGGTACGTGAAGCTGATGAGTTGTTGCCGCGCAGTGCGAAAGATGCCAACGGCTCGTCCATGCAAAACTTCAAAACGGCAGTGAAAAAAGCATTCACCAACATGAGCGGCAAAGCCGGGCGAGGTGAACCTAAATCAACGGCGGGTGCCGCTCGTAAATCGGGCGATAAAAAAGCCAGCGCCAAGAGTCGCCGCTCTCGTAAGTGATGCGCACAAGCTAAGCGACTGAGCGTTTTAGCGCACCGATGCCGCCAACAATGCGGCATCGAGTGCCGCTGCATCACTTGGCCAAGCATTGGCCACCTGCCCGTGTGCAAACACGGCTTGGCATGTCGCTGCAAATGGATCTTCGCTGCGTGCCAGGTAGGCTCCGATCAAGCCCGCCAGCACATCACCTGTGCCCGCTGTGGCCAGACGCGCATTGCCAGACGCGTTGATGACGGGTGTGTGGCCAGGGCTGGCAATGATGCTGCCAGACCCCTTCAGTACCACCACGCATTGAAACGTGTTTGCCAGCTGCTGTGCAGCGTGCAAACGGTTTTTCTGAACCTCCTTTGCTGAGCAATTTAAGAGCCGAGCTGCTTCGAGCGGGTGGGGCGTGAGGACGGTGGGCTTGTGACGGGGGCTGCGTTTTTTCAGCAGACTTTGCAGTGCCGTGTCACGTGCGATGGCATTCAAGGCGTCGGCATCCAGCACCAATTGCTGAGACGATGACAGCACCTGCGGCATCAAGGCATGCACCGCATCGCCTCCACCGCAGCCGCACACCACCGTGGATTCATTCAGGGCCAGGTGTGTGATGTCGCGCACCATCAAGGGTGGGTGCGCGGCGGTCGCCGCATGTTTGGCGTCTTCATCCATGAGTCCAACAAACACGCGGCCAGCACCGCCGTGTAAGGCGGCCAATGCCGCCAACATGGCGGCGCCAGACATGCCCGGCGCACCGCCAATCACGGCCACATCGCCAAAGCTGCCTTTGTGGCTGCTGTGTGCGCGAGGCGCGTGAGCTGGCTGGCTGTGTTGCAGCCAGGCGGTTGGCGTTTTTTGGGCGGTCACACCTAGGTCGTTGAACCAAATATGACCAGCTGCATCGCGGCCGTTGGCTGTGAATAGCCCGGGTTTGAGTGTGAGCAAGCTCAGGGTGTGACGCTTGGCTTTGACGTGATGCTGTGGCGATGTGTCTAACCACTCGCCTGTGTCTGCCAACAATCCTGTGGGGACATCCACGCACAGCACAGACACATCGCTGCGTTGCATGGCGCCTAACCATTGCGCCATCAAGCCTTCGGGCGAGCGTTGTCCGCCTATGCCGAGGAGGGCGTCGATGGCAAGGTCAAACTGCACAGGGGGTTGTTCAGCAAATGTGACGCCTGCGTCTTTTGCACGCAGCCATGATTGCTTGGCATCTGCTGGCATGTCGCCGTCTTTGCCTAACCATGTGACGATGGGGTGTTTGCACCATGCGTGTAAATGCATGGCGGCTTCTAAGCCGTCACCACCGTTGTTGCCGGGGCCGCAGGCAATCCAAATTTTTTGTGCGTGAGGTGCAATCGCCAAGGCCAGTTGTGCCGCGGCCAAGCCTGCGCGTTGCATCAGCGTGTGAGCAGGGAGTGCGGCTTGCGCTTCATGTTCAAGGGCTTGGGTCTGTGCAACGCTGTGCAGCGGCCAAGTGGCTTGGCTGCTCAGTGTTTGTGTCAGACCTTGTGTTTTCATCGTTGGAGGTGCAGGCGTTCAAGGCCTAGGCCTTGCAAATCAATGTCGGGGCTTTTGCCGTTGATGCTGTCTGCCACCGCGCGAGCGCTGCCACAAGCCAACGTCCAGCCGCTGGCCCCATGACCTAGGTTCAGCCATACGCCAGAGATGCCGCTGGCACCCAAGATCGGTGGTCCGTCTGGCAGCATGGGACGCGAGCCTTTCCAGACCTGCATGCTGTCTTGCGTGCGTGCAGCCCCCGGAAACCAATCGTCCAAGACGCGGTACAGCGTTTTGATACTGGCCGCATCATGGCGACTGGCGTTGCCACCGATTTCAGAGCCACCGGAGACGCGCACGCGCTGCCCGAGGCGGCTGATGGCAACTTTGTATTGTTCGTCCATCACGCCGCTGCGTGGGGCATCGAGGGGCTCACGCACCGATGCGCTGATGGCGTAGCCGTGTACCGCCGCCAATGGAATCCGAAGCCCCAAAGGACGCACGAGTTGCGCGCTTGCCAGACCTGCGCAAACCACCACCGCATCAAACTTTTCGCCAAGATCTTGTTTGGCGATGCGAATGGTTTTGGGCTGTGCGCTTGACAGTGGCTCAATGGGGGTGTTGAAGTGAAATTTCACGCCTAACGACTCGGCTTCGTTTTTCAGCAATAGGGCGAATTGACGGCAGTTGCCCACTTCATCTTCAGGAAAATGAATGGCTTGTGCCAAAGCGGTTTCAGGTTTGAGCGCAGGTTCGATATTTCTGGCTTCTTCAGCGCTCAATGTTTTGAAACTCAGCCCCGCATCGCGCATGACTTTTAAGGAGTCTTGCATCAGGCGGCTTTCACGCTCACTGCGCAGCAACACCATGAAGCCTTGGCTGCGTTCATGCTCCAAGTTCAAGGTGTCGGTGAGCGTGCGCATGCGGTGGCTGCTGTACTCGGCCAGGCGCAACATGCTTTCGCGGTTGCGTGCAAAGGTGGTGCTGTCGCAAGCTTTGCGCATTTGCCATAGCCAGCGCCAATCGGCCATGCTGAGTTTGGAAATGCGAAGCGGTGTATCGCGCTGCCACAAATGTGTCAGCACATGTTTGAACATACCGGGCCGAGCCCATGGCGCGGCATAACCGGCAGAGGCAACGCCGGTGTTCGAAAAGCTGCATTCTTCGGCTGCTGCCCCGTTGCGCTCAAAAACGCTGACCTGGTGGCCTTGTGTTGCCAATTCGTAGGCGGTGGTGATACCAATCACGCCCGCGCCAATCACGGCGACCTTCATGCGTAAATCCTTGCTGAAGGCAGCTGGGTGGGGGTAGGGGGCATGTATGGGTGTGCTAGAATCATTGGGTTTTTCCGAGGTTGAGGCTTTGTCTCAAGTTCGGACAAACATCACTCGCAAACCAGTCCAATCAAGGTGTTGCCAAGAGTTTTTCAAGAATGAAAACTTGCGGTGATGATGGGCTGGATTTTAGACCCAACCTTTGGAGTATCTCTATGTCAGTCACTATGCGCGATATGCTGGAAGCCGGCGTCCACTTTGGTCACCAAACTCGCTTCTGGAACCCCAAGATGTCCCCGTTCATCTTCGGTCACCGCAACAAAATTCACATCATCAACTTGGAAAAATCGTTGCCGATGTTCCAAGACGCCATTAAGTTCGTCAAGCAGTTGTCTGCGAACCGTGGCACCGTGTTGATGATCGGTACCAAGCGTCAATCACGCGAAATCGTCGCCGCTGAAGCACAACGTGCTGGCGTGCCTTATGTCGACCAACGTTGGTTGGGTGGCATGTTGACCAACTTCAAAACCGTCAAGACATCGATCAAGCGTTTGAAAGACATGAAAATCCAGCAAGAAGCTGGCTTGGACGCTTTGTCTAAAAAAGAACAACTGATGTTCAAGCGCGAAATGGAAAAGCTTGAAAAAGACATCGGCGGCATTCAAGATATGGCTGTGTTGCCTGATGCGATCTTCGTGATCGACGTTGGTTATCACAAAATTGCCATCGCTGAAGCCAAGAAATTGGGCATCCCATTGATCGGTGTGGTGGACTCTAACCACTCACCTGAAGGCATCGACTACATCATCCCAGGTAACGACGACTCGTCGAAGGCTGTGACTTTGTACGCTCGCGGTATCGCTGACGCGATCATCGAAGGTCGTGCTAACGCCACCAACGACTTGGTCAAAGCCGTGACCGAAGGCGGCGAAGAGTTTGTTGAAGTCGCTGCTTAATCACGCGACCCACGCTTGAAAAGGGGCTTGTGAAGCCCCTTTTTCACACCCAAATTGTTTTGAACTGAATACGGAGAATTTAAATGGCTGCAATTACCGCAAGCATGGTCGCTGAACTGCGCGCAAAAACTGACGCTCCCATGATGGAGTGCAAAAAAGCTTTGACTGAGGCCGATGGCGACATGGCCAAAGCAGAAGAGTTGTTGCGCGTCAAGCTCGGCAGCAAAGCTGGTAAAGCTTCTAGCCGCGTGACTGCCGAAGGCGTTGTCACCAGCTTCATCAGCGGCAACACAGGTGCTTTGTTGGAAGTGAACTGCGAAACCGACTTCGTGACCAAGAACGACAGCTTCTTGGCATTGGCACAAGCTGCTGCTAAGTTGGTGGCTGAGCACAACCCCGCTTCTATCGAAGCCTTGGGCGCTTTGCCTTACGAGCAAGACAGCTTCGGCCCTACGCTCGAAGACGTGCGTAAGGGTTTGATTGGCAAGATCGGCGAGAACATGAGCTTCCGCCGCTTCAAGCGTTTCGACGGCGCACACAAGTTGGCTTCTTACTTGCACGGCACACGCATTGGCGTGTTGGTCGAGTTCGACGGCGACGAAACAGCCGCTAAAGATGTGGCCATGCACGTGGCTGCGATGAAGCCTGTGGCTTTGACCAGCGCTGACGTGCCTGCTGACTTGATCGAAAAAGAGCGTTCAGTTGCTGCAGCCAAAGCGGCTGAGTCTGGCAAGCCTGCTGACATCACCACCAAGATGATTGAAGGTTCTGTGCAAAAGTACCTCAAAGAGGTGTCTTTGTTCAACCAAACTTTCGTCAAGAACGACAAGCAAACCGTTGAGCAAATGCTCAAGGCTGCTAACACCAATGTGGCTTCTTTCACCCTGTACGTGGTGGGCGAAGGCATTGAGAAGAAGGTCGACGACTTTGCCGCCGAAGTGGCCGCCCAAGTCGCTGCCGCTAAGCAGTCTGCTTAAAACAAAGGGGGGCTTAGGCTCCCCTTTTGATATCCCCGTACATCAATTCAACTGCACACATCAAGGAGCCTTTTCATGACCTCACCAAAGCCAGCCTACAAGCGTATTTTGCTCAAGCTGTCGGGGGAGGCCTTGATGGGCGACGATGCGTTCGGTATCAATCGCGCCACCATCGTTCGCATCGTGGATGAAGTGACTGAGGTCATCAACCTCGGCGTCGAGGTGGCCATCGTCATTGGTGGCGGCAACATCTTTCGCGGTGTCGCGGGTGGTTCGGTCGGGATGGACCGTGCCACGGCTGACTACATGGGTATGTTGGCGACGGTGATGAACTCACTGGCTTTGGCCGATGCCATGAACAAGACCGGTTTGACCGCACGCGTCATGTCTGCCATCGCGATTGACCAAGTGGTCGAGCCTTATGTGCGCCCCAAAGCTTTGCAATACCTCGAAGAGGGCAAAGTGGTGGTGTTCGCTGCCGGTACCGGCAACCCTTTCTTCACCACCGACACCGCTGCTGCATTGCGCGGTGCCGAGATTGGTGCAGAGATGGTGCTCAAAGCCACCAAGGTGGACGGTGTTTACTCGGCCGATCCCAAGAAAGACCCCAACGCCACGCGTTACACCGAAATCAGCTTTGACGATGCCATTGGTCAAAACCTCGGCATCATGGACGCCACCGCTTTTGCGTTGTGCCGTGACCAAAAGTTGCCGATCAAGGTGTTCTCAATTTTCAAGAATGGCGCGCTCAAGCGCGTCGTCATGGGCGAAGACGAAGGCACGTTGGTGCACGCCTAATTTTCCCGTTTTTTTTCGAACCCCACACTGCGCTGCCTCAGGAGCTCAACATGACCATCGCTGACATCAAAAAAACCACCGAAACCAAAATGGGTCAATCCATTGCGGCCTTCAGCCACAGCTTGTCCAAAATTCGCACGGGCCGTCCTAGCCCTGCATTGCTTGATTCGGTGCAAGTCGATTACTACGGCTCGATGGTGCCTATCAGCCAAGTGGCCAATGTGTCTTTGCTGGACGCCCGCACCTTGAGCGTGCAACCTTGGGAAAAGCCCATGGGCGCCAAGATTGAAAAAGCCATTCGTGACAGCGATTTGGGTTTGAACCCCTCGTCCATGGGCGAGTTGATTCGCGTGCCTATGCCGCCTATGTCGGAAGAGCGCCGCAAAGAATTGACCAAAGTGGTTCGTACCGAAGGCGAAAACGCCAAAGTGGCAGTGCGCAACTTGCGCCGTGATGCCAACGAATCCGTGAAGAAATTGGTGAAAGACAAACTCGCGTCTGAAGACGACCAAAAACGCGCAGAAGCAGACATCCAAAAAGTGACTGACAGCCACATTGCTGAGATTGACAAGCTCATCGCCAGCAAAGAACACGAAATCATGTCGGTTTAAACCAGATGTTGAAGCAACGCGTCATCACTGCGCTGGTTTTGTTGGCGCTCCTTCTGCCAGCGTTGTTGGCGGATACGGCTGAGCCTCTGGCTGGGCTTTCACTGGTTCTCATTGCTGCAGGTGCATGGGAGTGGGGGCGATTGAATGGCTTTGCCATGCGCGGTTCTTTGCGCGTAGCGGCGCTGTGTGTGATGTTGTGTTTGTATGCTTGGTCTGCGCGCTGGGCTTATGCAGCGCCTGCGTATGTTTGGTCGATCTCCGGTTCCGCGTGGGTCTTGGTTGCTGGCTGGTTGATTCGCAATGGCGTAGAACGCTGGGCCACGATTTCGCGTGTGGTGCGGTTGGTCGTGGGCGTGTTGGCTTTGTGGCTCACATGGGTGGCTATGTACCAAGCCAAGGTCATTGGCGTGAACTTTTTGTTGTCTGTGTTGCTCCTCGTCTGGATGGCCGACATCGCTGCTTATTTTTCTGGCCGTGCCTTTGGCCGACGCAAGCTGGCCCCGGCCATCAGTCCTGGCAAAAGCTGGGAAGGTGTGTGGGGTGGCATGGTGGGTGTCTTGCTCATGGCCTGCGTTTGGATTTGGGTCGACACGCAATACGCGGTGGACAGCCAAAGTTTGTACACACGTTTATACAGTCGTGGCGCACCGTTCTTGGTGCTGGCTACGTTGTTCTTGACTCTGATGAGTGTGGCCGGTGATTTGGTCGAGTCATTGGTCAAACGCAGCGCAGGCATGAAAGACAGCAGCCAGTTATTGCCAGGCCATGGTGGCGTGTTAGATCGTGTGGATGCTTTGCTGCCAGCTTTGCCTTTGGCCATGATGTTGGCGCAATCGGTGTGACAAGCATGCAAGCAGGCGCAAAGCCACAACGCATCACCGTGCTGGGCTCGACGGGCTCAATTGGCACCAACACTTTGGACGTGATTGCGCGTCACCCTGAACGATTTCAAGTTTTCGCACTCACAGGTGCCACCCAAGTCGATTTGATGCTGCGCCAGTGTGCGCAGTTCAAGCCGCGCTTTGCGGTGATGGTGCATGCGCAAGCCGCGCAACAACTCAAAGACAAAATTCAAGCCGAAGGCTTGAACACCGAAGTGCTGAGTGGTGCTGCCGCTTTAGACGAGGTGTCTGCGCATCCGGATGTCGAGACGGTGATGGCCGCCATCGTGGGCGCTGCCGGTTTGTCGCCATGTTTGGCTGCCGCACGCAGTGGTAAGCGTTTGCTTTTGGCCAACAAAGAGGCTTTGGTGGTTGGCGCAGAAGTGTTTTTAGATGCGGTCAAACAAGGCGGCGCAACGCTGTTGCCGATTGACAGCGAACACTCAGCCATTTTTCAGTCGTTGCCAGAAGATGCTTCGACATGGGATGCGCGCGTTGAAAAAATCATCCTCACCGCGTCAGGTGGGCCTTTCCGCACCCGCGACTTAGCCACACTGAAAGACGTGACGCCTGAACAAGCGTGCGCCCATCCCAACTGGGTGATGGGACGCAAGATTTCAGTGGATTCGGCCACCATGATGAACAAAGCGCTCGAAGTGATTGAGGCGCGTTACTTGTTTGGTCTGCCGCCCGAGCGCTTGGAGGTGGTGA from Limnohabitans curvus carries:
- a CDS encoding NAD(P)H-hydrate dehydratase; translation: MKTQGLTQTLSSQATWPLHSVAQTQALEHEAQAALPAHTLMQRAGLAAAQLALAIAPHAQKIWIACGPGNNGGDGLEAAMHLHAWCKHPIVTWLGKDGDMPADAKQSWLRAKDAGVTFAEQPPVQFDLAIDALLGIGGQRSPEGLMAQWLGAMQRSDVSVLCVDVPTGLLADTGEWLDTSPQHHVKAKRHTLSLLTLKPGLFTANGRDAAGHIWFNDLGVTAQKTPTAWLQHSQPAHAPRAHSSHKGSFGDVAVIGGAPGMSGAAMLAALAALHGGAGRVFVGLMDEDAKHAATAAHPPLMVRDITHLALNESTVVCGCGGGDAVHALMPQVLSSSQQLVLDADALNAIARDTALQSLLKKRSPRHKPTVLTPHPLEAARLLNCSAKEVQKNRLHAAQQLANTFQCVVVLKGSGSIIASPGHTPVINASGNARLATAGTGDVLAGLIGAYLARSEDPFAATCQAVFAHGQVANAWPSDAAALDAALLAASVR
- the rpsB gene encoding 30S ribosomal protein S2 — protein: MSVTMRDMLEAGVHFGHQTRFWNPKMSPFIFGHRNKIHIINLEKSLPMFQDAIKFVKQLSANRGTVLMIGTKRQSREIVAAEAQRAGVPYVDQRWLGGMLTNFKTVKTSIKRLKDMKIQQEAGLDALSKKEQLMFKREMEKLEKDIGGIQDMAVLPDAIFVIDVGYHKIAIAEAKKLGIPLIGVVDSNHSPEGIDYIIPGNDDSSKAVTLYARGIADAIIEGRANATNDLVKAVTEGGEEFVEVAA
- the tsf gene encoding translation elongation factor Ts produces the protein MAAITASMVAELRAKTDAPMMECKKALTEADGDMAKAEELLRVKLGSKAGKASSRVTAEGVVTSFISGNTGALLEVNCETDFVTKNDSFLALAQAAAKLVAEHNPASIEALGALPYEQDSFGPTLEDVRKGLIGKIGENMSFRRFKRFDGAHKLASYLHGTRIGVLVEFDGDETAAKDVAMHVAAMKPVALTSADVPADLIEKERSVAAAKAAESGKPADITTKMIEGSVQKYLKEVSLFNQTFVKNDKQTVEQMLKAANTNVASFTLYVVGEGIEKKVDDFAAEVAAQVAAAKQSA
- the rnr gene encoding ribonuclease R, which produces MKNSAHTSGLLEEFEGTVSGHRDGHGFVQRDDGSPDIFLPPNEMRAVLHRDRVKARVVRFDRKGRPEGRVVEILERSPQPIIGRLLQESGVWLVAPEDKRYGQDVLINKGATANATVGQVVVVELTEPPSLYGQPVGRVKEVLGEVDDPGMEIEIAVRKYGVPHEFSDACLGMARGLPDKVRAQDKKGRVDLTDVPLVTIDGEDARDFDDAVYCEPAKVGKGKGWRLLVAIADVSSYVETGSAIDVDAYDRATSVYFPRRVIPMLPEKLSNGLCSLNPDVERLCMVCDMMINASGDVEAYQFYPAVMFSHARFTYTEVAAILSNTRGPEAAKRKERIDDLLNLHDVYGALLKARRARGAVDFETTETQIVCDDSGRIDKIVPRVRNDAHKLIEEAMLAANVCSADFILQSKHPGLFRVHEGPTPEKIDLLRGYLKATGVGLTVGDNPKPAEFQAIAEATKERPDAQQIHSMLLRSMSQAVYTPDNNGHFGLAFEAYTHFTSPIRRYPDLLVHRVIKAILFKRKYQLPTLPTPGEAHAKLARRLASRVREPENKLEQKTKPTPDQQAWEAAGLHCSANERRADEASRDVEAWLKCKYMREHLGEEYSGVVTAATGFGLFVTLDAMYVEGLVHITELGGEYFRFDEMRQELRGERTGIRYGIGSRVRIQVSRVDLDGRKIDFRLVREADELLPRSAKDANGSSMQNFKTAVKKAFTNMSGKAGRGEPKSTAGAARKSGDKKASAKSRRSRK
- the ispC gene encoding 1-deoxy-D-xylulose-5-phosphate reductoisomerase, yielding MQAGAKPQRITVLGSTGSIGTNTLDVIARHPERFQVFALTGATQVDLMLRQCAQFKPRFAVMVHAQAAQQLKDKIQAEGLNTEVLSGAAALDEVSAHPDVETVMAAIVGAAGLSPCLAAARSGKRLLLANKEALVVGAEVFLDAVKQGGATLLPIDSEHSAIFQSLPEDASTWDARVEKIILTASGGPFRTRDLATLKDVTPEQACAHPNWVMGRKISVDSATMMNKALEVIEARYLFGLPPERLEVVIHPQSIIHSMVQYRDMSVVAQLGTPDMRVPIAYGLSWPERMASGAQALDFHALSAMTFEALDDHGHPERFAGIHLAWDALRGPRGTTAVLNAANEIAVAAFLERRIRFDQIHDVNQNCMAQLSPSAPHNLDDLLALDAQARAVAEDAVRLLAK
- the pyrH gene encoding UMP kinase encodes the protein MTSPKPAYKRILLKLSGEALMGDDAFGINRATIVRIVDEVTEVINLGVEVAIVIGGGNIFRGVAGGSVGMDRATADYMGMLATVMNSLALADAMNKTGLTARVMSAIAIDQVVEPYVRPKALQYLEEGKVVVFAAGTGNPFFTTDTAAALRGAEIGAEMVLKATKVDGVYSADPKKDPNATRYTEISFDDAIGQNLGIMDATAFALCRDQKLPIKVFSIFKNGALKRVVMGEDEGTLVHA
- the frr gene encoding ribosome recycling factor — its product is MTIADIKKTTETKMGQSIAAFSHSLSKIRTGRPSPALLDSVQVDYYGSMVPISQVANVSLLDARTLSVQPWEKPMGAKIEKAIRDSDLGLNPSSMGELIRVPMPPMSEERRKELTKVVRTEGENAKVAVRNLRRDANESVKKLVKDKLASEDDQKRAEADIQKVTDSHIAEIDKLIASKEHEIMSV
- a CDS encoding phosphatidate cytidylyltransferase, with the protein product MLKQRVITALVLLALLLPALLADTAEPLAGLSLVLIAAGAWEWGRLNGFAMRGSLRVAALCVMLCLYAWSARWAYAAPAYVWSISGSAWVLVAGWLIRNGVERWATISRVVRLVVGVLALWLTWVAMYQAKVIGVNFLLSVLLLVWMADIAAYFSGRAFGRRKLAPAISPGKSWEGVWGGMVGVLLMACVWIWVDTQYAVDSQSLYTRLYSRGAPFLVLATLFLTLMSVAGDLVESLVKRSAGMKDSSQLLPGHGGVLDRVDALLPALPLAMMLAQSV
- a CDS encoding D-amino acid dehydrogenase; its protein translation is MKVAVIGAGVIGITTAYELATQGHQVSVFERNGAAAEECSFSNTGVASAGYAAPWARPGMFKHVLTHLWQRDTPLRISKLSMADWRWLWQMRKACDSTTFARNRESMLRLAEYSSHRMRTLTDTLNLEHERSQGFMVLLRSERESRLMQDSLKVMRDAGLSFKTLSAEEARNIEPALKPETALAQAIHFPEDEVGNCRQFALLLKNEAESLGVKFHFNTPIEPLSSAQPKTIRIAKQDLGEKFDAVVVCAGLASAQLVRPLGLRIPLAAVHGYAISASVREPLDAPRSGVMDEQYKVAISRLGQRVRVSGGSEIGGNASRHDAASIKTLYRVLDDWFPGAARTQDSMQVWKGSRPMLPDGPPILGASGISGVWLNLGHGASGWTLACGSARAVADSINGKSPDIDLQGLGLERLHLQR